From Phacochoerus africanus isolate WHEZ1 chromosome 13, ROS_Pafr_v1, whole genome shotgun sequence, a single genomic window includes:
- the TSC22D1 gene encoding TSC22 domain family protein 1 isoform X3: protein MHQPPESTAAAAAAAADISARKMAHPAMFPRRGSGGGSASALSAAGTGVGSSAPSSEDFPPPSLLQPPPPVASSLSGPQPPPPQSLNLLSQAQLQAQPLAPGGTQMKKKSGFQITSVTPAQISASISSNNSIAEDTESYDDLDESHTEDLSSSEILDVSLSRATDLGEPERSSSEETLNNFQEAETPGAVSPNQPHLPQPHLPPLPQQNVVINGNAHPHPLHHHHHIHHGHHLHHGHHHPSHAGVTSTSIPAGPPSSPGSRKLSTTGSSDTVMPAAPTSAVSSGGSPAPVMPSIRASSTTGSIGINSVPGTSAMNNVNLAAVGSFNPSVTSSMLGNANVSASGIPSAAGVSVGPIASGGVNVNLLSGMGNGTLSSSAAVNSAASAAAGVTVGSSQQQQPAVNTSRFRVVKLDSSSEPYKKGRWTCTEFYEKENAGPPAEGVVINKAVETVKQNPPEVTSERESTSGSSVSSSVSTLSHYTESVGSGEMGAPAVVQLQQQQPPPPPPAALQAVALPPMDFGSSAGAQSLPAGSVPPSVSQPQVSQVQLQPPPPELSYQQKQGLQPVPVQAALPAAPGVQPTPVGVVGVTPALGQQPSVSSLAQPQLPYSPAAPAVQAPLPGAPPHQLQYGQQLPPVSTQMAPSHGTTVTPNPPSEYVQPPLLQTAVPSGQPAPAGGAAGAPGMPLAQQPSIQLPVQPAAGQAQPAGASGQPVGQAQTAVSAVPPGSQIANIGQQASIPAAVQQPSPQVTPAVLQQGAPPPSHIVPPAQAAILHQGVQTSASSLPQQLVIAPQSTLLTVPPQPPGVESVAQGVVSQQLPAVSSLPSASSISVTSQVSSTGPSGMPSAPTNLVPSQNIAQAPATQNGNLVQSVSQPPLIASNINLPLAQQIPLSSTQFSAQSLAQAIGSQIEDARRPAEPSLVGLPQTISGDSGGMSAVSDGSSSSLAASASLFPLKVLPLTTPLVDGEDESASLLPEVQGVILEPQIQPRPRRAFDVRGPLSPLNPWRQNIQLLERVGKDNKQISFNW, encoded by the coding sequence ATGCACCAGCCGCCCGAGTCCACCGCCGCCGCGGCCGCGGCCGCTGCAGACATTAGTGCTAGGAAGATGGCGCACCCGGCAATGTTCCCTCGAAGGGGCAGTGGCGGTGGCAGCGCCTCTGCTCTCAGTGCAGCAGGTACCGGCGTTGGTAGTAGTGCCCCATCTTCCGAGGATTTTCCGCCTCCGTCGCTGCTCCAGCCGCCACCTCCTGTAGCATCTTCTCTGTCGGGACCACAGCCTCCGCCTCCACAAAGCCTGAACCTCCTTTCGCAGGCTCAGCTGCAGGCACAGCCTCTTGCACCAGGCGGAAcccagatgaaaaagaaaagtggcttCCAGATAACTAGCGTGACCCCGGCTCAGATCTCCGCCAGCATCAGCTCTAACAACAGCATCGCAGAGGACACCGAGAGCTACGATGATCTGGATGAATCGCACACGGAAGATCTGTCTTCTTCCGAGATCCTTGATGTGTCACTTTCCAGGGCTACTGACTTAGGGGAGCCCGAACGCAGCTCCTCGGAAGAGACGCTCAATAACTTCCAGGAAGCCGAGACCCCTGGGGCCGTCTCTCCCAACCAGCCCCACCTTCCTCAGCCTCATTTGCCTCCCCTTCCACAACAGAATGTTGTGATCAATGGGAATGCTCatccacaccccctccatcaccaccatcacatTCACCATGGGCACCACCTCCACCACGGGCACCACCATCCATCCCATGCCGGTGTGACTAGTACATCCATTCCCGCAGGGCCACCCTCAAGCCCCGGATCCAGAAAACTCTCGACAACTGGAAGCTCTGACACTGTTATGCCCGCTGCTCCAACTTCTGCTGTATCATCGGGTGGCTCGCCTGCCCCCGTCATGCCTAGTATCCGAGCTTCGAGTACGACGGGCAGTATAGGTATCAATTCTGTCCCTGGCACTAGTGCGATGAATAACGTTAACCTTGCTGCCGTGGGTAGTTTTAATCCCAGCGTGACCAGCAGCATGCTTGGTAACGCTAATGTCAGTGCCAGCGGTATTCCCAGTGCTGCTGGCGTGAGTGTGGGGCCTATAGCGAGCGGTGGTGTCAACGTGAATCTCCTGAGCGGCATGGGCAATGGTACTCTTTCTTCCTCCGCTGCGGTGAACAGCGCTGCCAGCGCCGCTGCGGGGGTGACGGTGGGCTCGAGTCAGCAGCAGCAACCCGCAGTGAACACGTCGAGGTTCCGAGTGGTAAAGTTAGACTCTAGTTCGGAGCCTTATAAAAAAGGCAGATGGACTTGCACCGAGTTCTACGAGAAGGAAAACGCTGGCCCTCCTGCCGAAGGGGTGGTGATAAACAAAGCGGTGGAAACTGTAAAACAAAACCCGCCTGAGGTGACGTCCGAGAGGGAGAGCACGAGTGGGAGCTCAGTGAGCAGCAGCGTCAGCACCCTGAGTCACTACACGGAGAGCGTGGGGAGCGGCGAGATGGGGgccccagctgtggtgcagctgcagcagcagcagccgccgccgccaccaccagcGGCCCTTCAAGCTGTGGCCCTTCCGCCGATGGACTTCGGTAGCAGCGCGGGCGCCCAGAGCCTCCCAGCGGGTAGCGTACCGCCCAGTGTTTCCCAACCCCAGGTCTCGCAAGTGCAGTTACAGCCTCCGCCTCCAGAACTGAGCTATCAGCAGAAGCAGGGTCTCCAGCCAGTACCTGTGCAGGCCGCTCTCCCCGCTGCGCCTGGTGTCCAGCCAACACCTGTTGGTGTGGTGGGCGTAACTCCAGCTTTGGGTCAGCAGCCCTCCGTttccagcctggcccagccccaaCTGCCGTATTCTCCGGCGGCCCCTGCAGTGCAGGCTCCCCTTCCAGGCGCACCACCCCACCAGCTCCAGTATGGACAGCAGCTGCCCCCCGTTTCTACACAGATGGCCCCAAGCCACGGTACGACAGTGACTCCGAATCCTCCCTCCGAGTACGTGCAGCCTCCGCTTCTTCAAACAGCAGTGCCCTCTGGTCAGCCTGCCCCTGCGGGAGGGGCAGCAGGAGCCCCCGGGATGCCTCTGGCTCAGCAGCCCAGCATCCAGCTGCCGGTGCAGCCCGCGGCCGGCCAAGCACAACCTGCGGGGGCATCTGGCCAGCCTGTGGGCCAGGCTCAAACAGCAGTCTCTGCCGTGCCTCCTGGGAGTCAAATCGCAAATATTGGTCAACAAGCAAGTATACCTGCAGCAGTGCAGCAGCCCTCCCCTCAAGTCACACCTGCAGTTCTCCAGCAAGGTGCTCCTCCGCCATCACACATAGTTCCACCTGCTCAAGCTGCGATTCTTCATCAGGGAGTTCAGACCAGTGCTTCAAGCCTTCCTCAACAACTGGTCATTGCACCCCAGAGTACCTTGTTAACTGTGCCTCCCCAGCCACCAGGAGTAGAGTCAGTAGCTCAAGGAGTTGTTTCGCAGCAGTTGCCCGCAGTTAGTTCTTTGCCCTCTGCTAGTAGTATTTCTGTTACCAGTCAGGTTAGTTCAACTGGCCCTTCTGGAATGCCTTCTGCCCCAACAAACTTGGTTCCATCACAGAATATAGCACAAGCCCCTGCCACTCAGAATGGTAATTTGGTTCAAAGCGTTAGTCAACCTCCCTTGATAGCATCCAATATAAATTTGCCTTTGGCACAACAGATACCACTAAGTTCTACTCAGTTCTCTGCACAATCATTAGCTCAGGCAATTGGAAGCCAAATTGAAGATGCCAGGCGCCCAGCGGAACCCTCCTTAGTTGGCTTACCTCAGACTATcagtggtgacagtgggggaATGTCAGCAGTTTCAGATGGGAGTAGCAGCAGCCTAGCagcctctgcttctcttttcccGTTGAAGGTGCTACCGCTGACGACACCCCTGGTGGATGGCGAGGATGAGAG
- the TSC22D1 gene encoding TSC22 domain family protein 1 isoform X1, protein MHQPPESTAAAAAAAADISARKMAHPAMFPRRGSGGGSASALSAAGTGVGSSAPSSEDFPPPSLLQPPPPVASSLSGPQPPPPQSLNLLSQAQLQAQPLAPGGTQMKKKSGFQITSVTPAQISASISSNNSIAEDTESYDDLDESHTEDLSSSEILDVSLSRATDLGEPERSSSEETLNNFQEAETPGAVSPNQPHLPQPHLPPLPQQNVVINGNAHPHPLHHHHHIHHGHHLHHGHHHPSHAGVTSTSIPAGPPSSPGSRKLSTTGSSDTVMPAAPTSAVSSGGSPAPVMPSIRASSTTGSIGINSVPGTSAMNNVNLAAVGSFNPSVTSSMLGNANVSASGIPSAAGVSVGPIASGGVNVNLLSGMGNGTLSSSAAVNSAASAAAGVTVGSSQQQQPAVNTSRFRVVKLDSSSEPYKKGRWTCTEFYEKENAGPPAEGVVINKAVETVKQNPPEVTSERESTSGSSVSSSVSTLSHYTESVGSGEMGAPAVVQLQQQQPPPPPPAALQAVALPPMDFGSSAGAQSLPAGSVPPSVSQPQVSQVQLQPPPPELSYQQKQGLQPVPVQAALPAAPGVQPTPVGVVGVTPALGQQPSVSSLAQPQLPYSPAAPAVQAPLPGAPPHQLQYGQQLPPVSTQMAPSHGTTVTPNPPSEYVQPPLLQTAVPSGQPAPAGGAAGAPGMPLAQQPSIQLPVQPAAGQAQPAGASGQPVGQAQTAVSAVPPGSQIANIGQQASIPAAVQQPSPQVTPAVLQQGAPPPSHIVPPAQAAILHQGVQTSASSLPQQLVIAPQSTLLTVPPQPPGVESVAQGVVSQQLPAVSSLPSASSISVTSQVSSTGPSGMPSAPTNLVPSQNIAQAPATQNGNLVQSVSQPPLIASNINLPLAQQIPLSSTQFSAQSLAQAIGSQIEDARRPAEPSLVGLPQTISGDSGGMSAVSDGSSSSLAASASLFPLKVLPLTTPLVDGEDESSSGASVVAIDNKIEQAMDLVKSHLMYAVREEVEVLKEQIKELIEKNSQLEQENNLLKTLASPEQLAQFQAQLQTGSPPATTQPQGTTQPPAQPASQGSGPTA, encoded by the coding sequence ATGCACCAGCCGCCCGAGTCCACCGCCGCCGCGGCCGCGGCCGCTGCAGACATTAGTGCTAGGAAGATGGCGCACCCGGCAATGTTCCCTCGAAGGGGCAGTGGCGGTGGCAGCGCCTCTGCTCTCAGTGCAGCAGGTACCGGCGTTGGTAGTAGTGCCCCATCTTCCGAGGATTTTCCGCCTCCGTCGCTGCTCCAGCCGCCACCTCCTGTAGCATCTTCTCTGTCGGGACCACAGCCTCCGCCTCCACAAAGCCTGAACCTCCTTTCGCAGGCTCAGCTGCAGGCACAGCCTCTTGCACCAGGCGGAAcccagatgaaaaagaaaagtggcttCCAGATAACTAGCGTGACCCCGGCTCAGATCTCCGCCAGCATCAGCTCTAACAACAGCATCGCAGAGGACACCGAGAGCTACGATGATCTGGATGAATCGCACACGGAAGATCTGTCTTCTTCCGAGATCCTTGATGTGTCACTTTCCAGGGCTACTGACTTAGGGGAGCCCGAACGCAGCTCCTCGGAAGAGACGCTCAATAACTTCCAGGAAGCCGAGACCCCTGGGGCCGTCTCTCCCAACCAGCCCCACCTTCCTCAGCCTCATTTGCCTCCCCTTCCACAACAGAATGTTGTGATCAATGGGAATGCTCatccacaccccctccatcaccaccatcacatTCACCATGGGCACCACCTCCACCACGGGCACCACCATCCATCCCATGCCGGTGTGACTAGTACATCCATTCCCGCAGGGCCACCCTCAAGCCCCGGATCCAGAAAACTCTCGACAACTGGAAGCTCTGACACTGTTATGCCCGCTGCTCCAACTTCTGCTGTATCATCGGGTGGCTCGCCTGCCCCCGTCATGCCTAGTATCCGAGCTTCGAGTACGACGGGCAGTATAGGTATCAATTCTGTCCCTGGCACTAGTGCGATGAATAACGTTAACCTTGCTGCCGTGGGTAGTTTTAATCCCAGCGTGACCAGCAGCATGCTTGGTAACGCTAATGTCAGTGCCAGCGGTATTCCCAGTGCTGCTGGCGTGAGTGTGGGGCCTATAGCGAGCGGTGGTGTCAACGTGAATCTCCTGAGCGGCATGGGCAATGGTACTCTTTCTTCCTCCGCTGCGGTGAACAGCGCTGCCAGCGCCGCTGCGGGGGTGACGGTGGGCTCGAGTCAGCAGCAGCAACCCGCAGTGAACACGTCGAGGTTCCGAGTGGTAAAGTTAGACTCTAGTTCGGAGCCTTATAAAAAAGGCAGATGGACTTGCACCGAGTTCTACGAGAAGGAAAACGCTGGCCCTCCTGCCGAAGGGGTGGTGATAAACAAAGCGGTGGAAACTGTAAAACAAAACCCGCCTGAGGTGACGTCCGAGAGGGAGAGCACGAGTGGGAGCTCAGTGAGCAGCAGCGTCAGCACCCTGAGTCACTACACGGAGAGCGTGGGGAGCGGCGAGATGGGGgccccagctgtggtgcagctgcagcagcagcagccgccgccgccaccaccagcGGCCCTTCAAGCTGTGGCCCTTCCGCCGATGGACTTCGGTAGCAGCGCGGGCGCCCAGAGCCTCCCAGCGGGTAGCGTACCGCCCAGTGTTTCCCAACCCCAGGTCTCGCAAGTGCAGTTACAGCCTCCGCCTCCAGAACTGAGCTATCAGCAGAAGCAGGGTCTCCAGCCAGTACCTGTGCAGGCCGCTCTCCCCGCTGCGCCTGGTGTCCAGCCAACACCTGTTGGTGTGGTGGGCGTAACTCCAGCTTTGGGTCAGCAGCCCTCCGTttccagcctggcccagccccaaCTGCCGTATTCTCCGGCGGCCCCTGCAGTGCAGGCTCCCCTTCCAGGCGCACCACCCCACCAGCTCCAGTATGGACAGCAGCTGCCCCCCGTTTCTACACAGATGGCCCCAAGCCACGGTACGACAGTGACTCCGAATCCTCCCTCCGAGTACGTGCAGCCTCCGCTTCTTCAAACAGCAGTGCCCTCTGGTCAGCCTGCCCCTGCGGGAGGGGCAGCAGGAGCCCCCGGGATGCCTCTGGCTCAGCAGCCCAGCATCCAGCTGCCGGTGCAGCCCGCGGCCGGCCAAGCACAACCTGCGGGGGCATCTGGCCAGCCTGTGGGCCAGGCTCAAACAGCAGTCTCTGCCGTGCCTCCTGGGAGTCAAATCGCAAATATTGGTCAACAAGCAAGTATACCTGCAGCAGTGCAGCAGCCCTCCCCTCAAGTCACACCTGCAGTTCTCCAGCAAGGTGCTCCTCCGCCATCACACATAGTTCCACCTGCTCAAGCTGCGATTCTTCATCAGGGAGTTCAGACCAGTGCTTCAAGCCTTCCTCAACAACTGGTCATTGCACCCCAGAGTACCTTGTTAACTGTGCCTCCCCAGCCACCAGGAGTAGAGTCAGTAGCTCAAGGAGTTGTTTCGCAGCAGTTGCCCGCAGTTAGTTCTTTGCCCTCTGCTAGTAGTATTTCTGTTACCAGTCAGGTTAGTTCAACTGGCCCTTCTGGAATGCCTTCTGCCCCAACAAACTTGGTTCCATCACAGAATATAGCACAAGCCCCTGCCACTCAGAATGGTAATTTGGTTCAAAGCGTTAGTCAACCTCCCTTGATAGCATCCAATATAAATTTGCCTTTGGCACAACAGATACCACTAAGTTCTACTCAGTTCTCTGCACAATCATTAGCTCAGGCAATTGGAAGCCAAATTGAAGATGCCAGGCGCCCAGCGGAACCCTCCTTAGTTGGCTTACCTCAGACTATcagtggtgacagtgggggaATGTCAGCAGTTTCAGATGGGAGTAGCAGCAGCCTAGCagcctctgcttctcttttcccGTTGAAGGTGCTACCGCTGACGACACCCCTGGTGGATGGCGAGGATGAGAG
- the TSC22D1 gene encoding TSC22 domain family protein 1 isoform X2, translating into MHQPPESTAAAAAAAADISARKMAHPAMFPRRGSGGGSASALSAAGTGVGSSAPSSEDFPPPSLLQPPPPVASSLSGPQPPPPQSLNLLSQAQLQAQPLAPGGTQMKKKSGFQITSVTPAQISASISSNNSIAEDTESYDDLDESHTEDLSSSEILDVSLSRATDLGEPERSSSEETLNNFQEAETPGAVSPNQPHLPQPHLPPLPQQNVVINGNAHPHPLHHHHHIHHGHHLHHGHHHPSHAGVTSTSIPAGPPSSPGSRKLSTTGSSDTVMPAAPTSAVSSGGSPAPVMPSIRASSTTGSIGINSVPGTSAMNNVNLAAVGSFNPSVTSSMLGNANVSASGIPSAAGVSVGPIASGGVNVNLLSGMGNGTLSSSAAVNSAASAAAGVTVGSSQQQQPAVNTSRFRVVKLDSSSEPYKKGRWTCTEFYEKENAGPPAEGVVINKAVETVKQNPPEVTSERESTSGSSVSSSVSTLSHYTESVGSGEMGAPAVVQLQQQQPPPPPPAALQAVALPPMDFGSSAGAQSLPAGSVPPSVSQPQVSQVQLQPPPPELSYQQKQGLQPVPVQAALPAAPGVQPTPVGVVGVTPALGQQPSVSSLAQPQLPYSPAAPAVQAPLPGAPPHQLQYGQQLPPVSTQMAPSHGTTVTPNPPSEYVQPPLLQTAVPSGQPAPAGGAAGAPGMPLAQQPSIQLPVQPAAGQAQPAGASGQPVGQAQTAVSAVPPGSQIANIGQQASIPAAVQQPSPQVTPAVLQQGAPPPSHIVPPAQAAILHQGVQTSASSLPQQLVIAPQSTLLTVPPQPPGVESVAQGVVSQQLPAVSSLPSASSISVTSQVSSTGPSGMPSAPTNLVPSQNIAQAPATQNGNLVQSVSQPPLIASNINLPLAQQIPLSSTQFSAQSLAQAIGSQIEDARRPAEPSLVGLPQTISGDSGGMSAVSDGSSSSLAASASLFPLKVLPLTTPLVDGEDESASLLPEVQGVILEPQIQPRPRRAFDVRGPLSPLNPWRQNIQLLERVGKDNKQVGAFHYLLGFIYRVECPSIGHLILLLNS; encoded by the coding sequence ATGCACCAGCCGCCCGAGTCCACCGCCGCCGCGGCCGCGGCCGCTGCAGACATTAGTGCTAGGAAGATGGCGCACCCGGCAATGTTCCCTCGAAGGGGCAGTGGCGGTGGCAGCGCCTCTGCTCTCAGTGCAGCAGGTACCGGCGTTGGTAGTAGTGCCCCATCTTCCGAGGATTTTCCGCCTCCGTCGCTGCTCCAGCCGCCACCTCCTGTAGCATCTTCTCTGTCGGGACCACAGCCTCCGCCTCCACAAAGCCTGAACCTCCTTTCGCAGGCTCAGCTGCAGGCACAGCCTCTTGCACCAGGCGGAAcccagatgaaaaagaaaagtggcttCCAGATAACTAGCGTGACCCCGGCTCAGATCTCCGCCAGCATCAGCTCTAACAACAGCATCGCAGAGGACACCGAGAGCTACGATGATCTGGATGAATCGCACACGGAAGATCTGTCTTCTTCCGAGATCCTTGATGTGTCACTTTCCAGGGCTACTGACTTAGGGGAGCCCGAACGCAGCTCCTCGGAAGAGACGCTCAATAACTTCCAGGAAGCCGAGACCCCTGGGGCCGTCTCTCCCAACCAGCCCCACCTTCCTCAGCCTCATTTGCCTCCCCTTCCACAACAGAATGTTGTGATCAATGGGAATGCTCatccacaccccctccatcaccaccatcacatTCACCATGGGCACCACCTCCACCACGGGCACCACCATCCATCCCATGCCGGTGTGACTAGTACATCCATTCCCGCAGGGCCACCCTCAAGCCCCGGATCCAGAAAACTCTCGACAACTGGAAGCTCTGACACTGTTATGCCCGCTGCTCCAACTTCTGCTGTATCATCGGGTGGCTCGCCTGCCCCCGTCATGCCTAGTATCCGAGCTTCGAGTACGACGGGCAGTATAGGTATCAATTCTGTCCCTGGCACTAGTGCGATGAATAACGTTAACCTTGCTGCCGTGGGTAGTTTTAATCCCAGCGTGACCAGCAGCATGCTTGGTAACGCTAATGTCAGTGCCAGCGGTATTCCCAGTGCTGCTGGCGTGAGTGTGGGGCCTATAGCGAGCGGTGGTGTCAACGTGAATCTCCTGAGCGGCATGGGCAATGGTACTCTTTCTTCCTCCGCTGCGGTGAACAGCGCTGCCAGCGCCGCTGCGGGGGTGACGGTGGGCTCGAGTCAGCAGCAGCAACCCGCAGTGAACACGTCGAGGTTCCGAGTGGTAAAGTTAGACTCTAGTTCGGAGCCTTATAAAAAAGGCAGATGGACTTGCACCGAGTTCTACGAGAAGGAAAACGCTGGCCCTCCTGCCGAAGGGGTGGTGATAAACAAAGCGGTGGAAACTGTAAAACAAAACCCGCCTGAGGTGACGTCCGAGAGGGAGAGCACGAGTGGGAGCTCAGTGAGCAGCAGCGTCAGCACCCTGAGTCACTACACGGAGAGCGTGGGGAGCGGCGAGATGGGGgccccagctgtggtgcagctgcagcagcagcagccgccgccgccaccaccagcGGCCCTTCAAGCTGTGGCCCTTCCGCCGATGGACTTCGGTAGCAGCGCGGGCGCCCAGAGCCTCCCAGCGGGTAGCGTACCGCCCAGTGTTTCCCAACCCCAGGTCTCGCAAGTGCAGTTACAGCCTCCGCCTCCAGAACTGAGCTATCAGCAGAAGCAGGGTCTCCAGCCAGTACCTGTGCAGGCCGCTCTCCCCGCTGCGCCTGGTGTCCAGCCAACACCTGTTGGTGTGGTGGGCGTAACTCCAGCTTTGGGTCAGCAGCCCTCCGTttccagcctggcccagccccaaCTGCCGTATTCTCCGGCGGCCCCTGCAGTGCAGGCTCCCCTTCCAGGCGCACCACCCCACCAGCTCCAGTATGGACAGCAGCTGCCCCCCGTTTCTACACAGATGGCCCCAAGCCACGGTACGACAGTGACTCCGAATCCTCCCTCCGAGTACGTGCAGCCTCCGCTTCTTCAAACAGCAGTGCCCTCTGGTCAGCCTGCCCCTGCGGGAGGGGCAGCAGGAGCCCCCGGGATGCCTCTGGCTCAGCAGCCCAGCATCCAGCTGCCGGTGCAGCCCGCGGCCGGCCAAGCACAACCTGCGGGGGCATCTGGCCAGCCTGTGGGCCAGGCTCAAACAGCAGTCTCTGCCGTGCCTCCTGGGAGTCAAATCGCAAATATTGGTCAACAAGCAAGTATACCTGCAGCAGTGCAGCAGCCCTCCCCTCAAGTCACACCTGCAGTTCTCCAGCAAGGTGCTCCTCCGCCATCACACATAGTTCCACCTGCTCAAGCTGCGATTCTTCATCAGGGAGTTCAGACCAGTGCTTCAAGCCTTCCTCAACAACTGGTCATTGCACCCCAGAGTACCTTGTTAACTGTGCCTCCCCAGCCACCAGGAGTAGAGTCAGTAGCTCAAGGAGTTGTTTCGCAGCAGTTGCCCGCAGTTAGTTCTTTGCCCTCTGCTAGTAGTATTTCTGTTACCAGTCAGGTTAGTTCAACTGGCCCTTCTGGAATGCCTTCTGCCCCAACAAACTTGGTTCCATCACAGAATATAGCACAAGCCCCTGCCACTCAGAATGGTAATTTGGTTCAAAGCGTTAGTCAACCTCCCTTGATAGCATCCAATATAAATTTGCCTTTGGCACAACAGATACCACTAAGTTCTACTCAGTTCTCTGCACAATCATTAGCTCAGGCAATTGGAAGCCAAATTGAAGATGCCAGGCGCCCAGCGGAACCCTCCTTAGTTGGCTTACCTCAGACTATcagtggtgacagtgggggaATGTCAGCAGTTTCAGATGGGAGTAGCAGCAGCCTAGCagcctctgcttctcttttcccGTTGAAGGTGCTACCGCTGACGACACCCCTGGTGGATGGCGAGGATGAGAG